One window of the Pedobacter ginsengisoli genome contains the following:
- a CDS encoding response regulator transcription factor gives MKRILLVEDDPNLGLLLQDYLQLKGKFDVVLCVDGDEGLRAFTKQDFDLCILDVMMPKKDGFTLGKEIRKINQEVPIIFATAKAMMEDKASAYDLGGDDYITKPFRIEELLLRINALLKRVAVKETPESGSAQTLFQIGDYTFDYTTQLIDYKGQQQKLSTKEAELLQLLCLKKNAVLTREEALLSIWHDDNYFNGRSMDVFLSKLRKYLREDPKVEILNVHGKGYKLLVN, from the coding sequence ATGAAAAGAATTTTATTGGTAGAAGACGATCCGAATCTGGGGCTTCTTTTACAGGATTACCTACAGCTTAAAGGCAAATTTGACGTTGTACTGTGTGTTGATGGTGATGAAGGGTTAAGGGCTTTTACGAAGCAGGATTTTGACCTATGTATACTTGATGTGATGATGCCTAAAAAGGATGGATTTACACTAGGTAAAGAGATTAGGAAGATCAATCAGGAAGTGCCTATTATTTTCGCTACTGCGAAAGCTATGATGGAAGATAAGGCATCAGCATATGATTTGGGTGGCGATGATTACATTACAAAGCCATTTAGAATTGAAGAATTGTTGTTAAGGATAAATGCCCTGTTAAAGCGTGTAGCAGTAAAAGAAACGCCAGAGTCTGGTTCGGCACAAACACTATTTCAAATTGGCGACTATACTTTTGATTATACCACACAGCTTATAGATTATAAAGGGCAACAGCAAAAACTGTCGACTAAAGAGGCTGAACTCCTTCAGTTGTTATGCTTAAAAAAGAATGCTGTTCTTACGCGTGAAGAAGCTTTATTGAGTATCTGGCATGACGACAATTACTTTAATGGCCGTAGTATGGATGTGTTTTTAAGTAAACTAAGAAAATACCTTAGGGAAGACCCTAAGGTAGAGATTCTTAATGTTCATGGTAAGGGATATAAACTGCTGGTAAATTAA
- a CDS encoding GLPGLI family protein: MKHKLIILSFLLLNISNLFAQNVRFATDGVIEFEKSSNMFAIMKRQMEKSSSGFMQQAYEAYKRNQPQFKVLKSTLTFSKDKTLFTPIADDNNSRNYFFSDPSTGQWNTIYTDLASGMYTTQKVVYEETFLVKDTTRKINWKITSELRNIAGYECRRANAVILDSIYVVAFYTDKIPVSGGPESFTGLPGMILGVALPHENITWFAKTVTDKPVAPNELKVPAKGKAVNNKTLRETINSALKDWGDYAQSALKAFLL, encoded by the coding sequence ATGAAACACAAACTAATTATACTCAGCTTCTTGTTATTAAATATAAGCAACCTGTTTGCACAAAATGTAAGATTTGCTACAGATGGCGTAATAGAATTCGAAAAGAGCTCTAACATGTTCGCCATAATGAAAAGGCAAATGGAAAAAAGTTCCAGTGGATTTATGCAGCAAGCATACGAAGCTTACAAAAGGAACCAGCCACAATTCAAAGTATTAAAAAGCACCCTTACCTTTTCTAAAGATAAAACTCTTTTCACACCCATAGCCGATGACAATAACTCAAGAAATTATTTCTTTAGCGACCCATCTACAGGGCAATGGAATACGATATATACCGATTTAGCCTCAGGCATGTATACCACTCAAAAAGTAGTATACGAAGAAACCTTTCTGGTAAAAGACACTACTAGAAAAATAAACTGGAAAATTACAAGCGAATTAAGGAACATTGCGGGATATGAATGTCGCAGAGCAAACGCCGTGATTCTGGACTCTATTTACGTTGTGGCTTTTTATACGGATAAAATTCCTGTATCAGGAGGTCCTGAATCATTTACTGGCTTACCTGGAATGATCCTTGGTGTTGCACTTCCTCATGAAAACATAACATGGTTCGCTAAAACGGTAACAGATAAACCCGTTGCCCCAAATGAATTAAAAGTACCGGCTAAGGGCAAAGCGGTAAACAACAAAACCTTAAGAGAAACCATTAACTCTGCTTTAAAAGATTGGGGAGACTATGCTCAATCAGCGCTAAAGGCTTTTCTGCTTTAA
- a CDS encoding outer membrane beta-barrel family protein yields MKLTSLTLLLVLSSMLLFAQNPYSIKGAVVDTAATYKMVNTTITVLNQKDSTLVKYTRATPEGTFALNNLRSGKFILMVTYPGYADYIENFELDSAKTSRDFGNINVILKATLLEGVIIQGKAAAIKIKGDTTEYNAASFTIQPNDKVEDLLKQFPGFQIDKDGKITAQGQTVPKVLVDGEEFFGDDPTLVTKNLRADMVDKVQLYDKKSDQATFTGIDDGVKTKTINIKLKEDKKNGYFGKVEGGLGTDKFYKSQAMFNAFKGKQKFSAYGISGNTGQTGLGWGDRDKYGGSSSNMEFGDDGGIYFYGGGDDFENFDGQYNGQGIPSAHSGGLHYENKWDSDKHAINSNYKIGSIGVEGTRDNLTQNNLSNGVTNSSSHQKFDNLMFRQKADFTYTLRLDTTSTLKISVDGTLKNSKTRDNFISSTLRENNSLQNSTDRELSNDGDQKLFNASALWTKKLKKKGRTLSVNIRQTVNENQTEGYLNSTSEFFNELGEKTQTEAVNQFKTNNTHNQTFNSNITYTEPLSNTLKLALSYGLSINNSNSDRKSFNQTASGEYDDLDREFSNNFDLDQLSNQGGITFNYKKDKSTINVGTKVSSVRFQQFDAYTDKTFKRNFMNWNPQVSYQYRFSQQKSLYFSYYGNTNQPTIDQIQPIRVNTDPLNETIGNPNLKPSFRSGLNLYYNSYKILSDQYVYLSGSYSFTTNPIVNHTTIDRLGKNFYQSINLSDKSPYNYYFNFGTSRKIKPIDMSVGINLSSNGNVNYTRVTDTVRTELNTTKSFGYSGSLNISKYKEKKYDFRISGGPSYNIITSSSRNNSNNKGWGFQGNANFNIYLPGKIQIGSDGNYQFTAKTQTFNEDLERFIWNASISKKFFKQDNLRISLSGNDLLNQNVGFSRYASGNMVTQNSYTTIQRYFMCTISWDFSKMGGSVPTKK; encoded by the coding sequence ACCTATCCTGGTTACGCCGACTATATTGAAAATTTCGAATTAGACTCTGCAAAAACAAGCAGAGATTTTGGCAACATCAATGTAATCCTGAAAGCCACATTATTAGAGGGCGTAATTATTCAGGGAAAGGCAGCCGCAATTAAAATTAAAGGCGATACCACAGAATATAATGCGGCCAGCTTTACCATACAACCCAATGATAAAGTAGAAGATTTACTTAAACAATTCCCCGGATTTCAAATTGATAAAGACGGGAAAATTACTGCTCAGGGGCAAACAGTTCCTAAGGTACTGGTAGATGGAGAAGAATTTTTTGGTGATGACCCTACACTGGTTACCAAAAATCTTAGGGCCGACATGGTTGATAAAGTACAGCTTTACGACAAGAAAAGTGACCAGGCTACCTTTACAGGAATTGATGATGGAGTCAAAACCAAAACCATTAATATCAAATTAAAAGAAGACAAAAAGAATGGCTACTTTGGAAAAGTTGAAGGCGGCCTCGGGACAGATAAATTCTATAAAAGCCAGGCCATGTTTAATGCTTTTAAAGGCAAGCAGAAGTTTTCTGCCTATGGCATATCCGGGAATACCGGCCAAACGGGATTAGGCTGGGGGGATAGAGATAAATACGGAGGCTCATCAAGCAATATGGAATTTGGCGACGACGGTGGAATATACTTCTACGGCGGTGGCGATGACTTCGAGAATTTTGATGGACAATACAATGGTCAGGGTATTCCATCTGCTCATAGCGGTGGTTTACACTATGAAAATAAATGGGATAGTGATAAACATGCCATCAACTCGAACTATAAGATAGGTTCGATAGGTGTTGAAGGAACCAGAGATAACCTGACTCAAAACAACTTGTCTAATGGTGTTACAAATAGTAGCTCTCATCAAAAGTTCGATAACCTTATGTTCAGGCAAAAAGCTGACTTCACTTACACTTTAAGACTGGATACAACATCAACCTTAAAAATATCAGTTGACGGAACCCTAAAAAACAGCAAAACAAGAGATAATTTCATATCATCAACCTTAAGAGAAAACAATTCATTACAAAACTCTACCGACAGGGAACTAAGCAACGATGGCGATCAGAAATTATTCAATGCAAGTGCCTTATGGACAAAAAAACTGAAAAAGAAAGGAAGAACCCTCTCGGTGAATATCAGACAAACCGTAAACGAAAACCAAACCGAAGGTTACCTAAATTCAACCAGTGAATTCTTTAACGAACTGGGCGAGAAAACTCAAACAGAAGCAGTAAATCAGTTCAAAACCAACAACACCCATAACCAGACGTTTAACTCTAACATTACTTATACTGAGCCACTATCTAACACATTAAAACTTGCATTAAGTTATGGCCTGAGCATTAATAACAGCAATTCCGATCGTAAATCATTTAACCAAACTGCATCTGGGGAATATGATGATCTGGACAGAGAGTTTAGTAATAACTTTGATTTGGATCAGCTTTCAAATCAAGGAGGTATTACCTTTAATTACAAGAAAGATAAATCAACCATCAATGTCGGAACTAAAGTAAGCAGCGTAAGATTCCAGCAATTTGATGCTTATACAGACAAAACTTTCAAAAGGAATTTCATGAACTGGAACCCACAGGTATCTTATCAATACAGGTTCTCTCAGCAAAAATCTTTATACTTTAGTTATTATGGTAATACCAATCAGCCAACTATTGACCAGATCCAGCCAATCAGGGTAAATACCGATCCATTAAATGAAACCATTGGTAACCCTAACCTAAAACCTTCCTTCAGAAGTGGCCTTAATTTATATTACAACTCTTACAAAATACTAAGCGATCAGTACGTATATCTAAGTGGTAGCTACTCTTTCACAACTAATCCGATAGTAAACCACACAACAATTGACCGCCTTGGAAAGAACTTTTATCAGTCTATTAATTTAAGCGACAAAAGTCCTTACAATTACTACTTCAATTTTGGAACAAGCAGAAAAATTAAGCCTATAGATATGAGTGTAGGTATTAACCTTAGCTCAAATGGAAATGTGAACTACACAAGGGTAACAGATACTGTTAGAACAGAATTAAATACCACCAAATCATTTGGATACTCAGGAAGCCTAAACATATCCAAATACAAAGAGAAAAAGTATGATTTCCGAATTTCAGGAGGCCCTAGTTATAACATCATTACCTCGTCTTCCAGAAACAATTCAAACAACAAAGGGTGGGGTTTTCAGGGTAACGCGAACTTCAATATATACCTGCCTGGCAAAATACAAATTGGCTCAGATGGGAATTACCAGTTTACTGCAAAAACCCAAACCTTTAATGAAGACTTAGAGCGCTTTATATGGAATGCCAGCATATCCAAAAAGTTCTTTAAACAAGATAACCTAAGAATTTCACTCTCCGGAAACGATTTACTTAACCAAAACGTTGGCTTCAGCAGATATGCCAGTGGCAACATGGTTACGCAAAACAGTTATACAACTATACAAAGATATTTTATGTGCACAATTAGCTGGGACTTCAGCAAAATGGGCGGATCAGTTCCTACTAAAAAATAA